The following proteins are encoded in a genomic region of Oceanisphaera profunda:
- the rpsE gene encoding 30S ribosomal protein S5, giving the protein MAKIEAQAGDLQEKLIAVNRVSKVVKGGRIFSFTALTVVGDGNGRIGFGYGKAREVPAAIQKAMEQARRNMRTVGLNNGTLFHPVKGRHSGSNVFMMPASDGTGIIAGGAMRAVLEVAGVHNVLAKTYGSTNPNNVVRATIGALEKMKSPEQVAAKRGLRVDQILG; this is encoded by the coding sequence ATGGCAAAAATCGAAGCTCAAGCCGGCGATCTGCAAGAAAAGCTTATTGCAGTTAACCGTGTTTCAAAAGTTGTAAAAGGTGGTCGTATCTTCTCCTTCACCGCTCTGACGGTAGTAGGCGACGGTAACGGTCGTATCGGATTTGGTTACGGTAAAGCTCGTGAAGTTCCAGCTGCGATTCAAAAAGCAATGGAACAGGCTCGTCGTAACATGCGTACAGTTGGCCTGAACAATGGCACCTTATTCCACCCGGTTAAAGGTCGTCACTCTGGTTCAAACGTATTCATGATGCCTGCTTCTGACGGTACCGGTATTATTGCCGGCGGTGCAATGCGCGCTGTGTTAGAAGTTGCGGGTGTTCATAACGTACTGGCTAAAACGTACGGTTCCACCAACCCAAACAACGTAGTCCGCGCTACCATCGGCGCTCTGGAAAAAATGAAGTCTCCAGAGCAAGTCGCTGCGAAACGTGGTCTGCGCGTTGACCAAATTCTGGGGTAA
- the rpmD gene encoding 50S ribosomal protein L30: protein MANKTVKITQTRSSIGRLPKHKATLRGLGLRRIGHTVELEDTACTRGMINQVYYMVKVEE, encoded by the coding sequence ATGGCTAACAAGACTGTAAAAATTACACAGACTCGCAGCTCGATCGGCCGTTTGCCTAAGCATAAGGCAACGTTGCGTGGCCTGGGTCTGCGTCGTATTGGTCACACCGTTGAGCTGGAAGATACAGCTTGTACACGCGGTATGATCAACCAGGTTTACTACATGGTAAAGGTTGAGGAGTAA